One Candidatus Uhrbacteria bacterium genomic region harbors:
- the nusB gene encoding transcription antitermination factor NusB, protein MSNRHLARTIALQTLYLWDFNGKDAGQLEAWREYARGEFAPKFDDEGFIKELVDGVLGRLTEIDERIRRFAPDWPIESITVIDRNVLRLGIYELCYSERVPSKVAINEAIELAKGFGGEASGRFVNGVLGAIYKDMIASGNEKAVDKEPPKKKDEEKK, encoded by the coding sequence ATGTCGAACAGGCACCTTGCGCGTACCATCGCGCTCCAAACGCTCTATCTGTGGGATTTCAACGGCAAGGATGCCGGCCAGCTTGAGGCATGGCGGGAATATGCCCGCGGGGAGTTTGCGCCGAAGTTCGATGACGAAGGATTCATCAAAGAACTCGTGGATGGGGTTCTGGGACGGTTAACGGAGATAGATGAGCGCATCCGGCGCTTTGCTCCAGACTGGCCGATTGAATCCATCACCGTGATTGACAGGAATGTCCTTCGTCTGGGTATTTATGAGCTGTGTTATTCGGAGCGCGTACCCTCGAAGGTAGCGATTAACGAAGCCATCGAGTTGGCGAAAGGATTCGGTGGCGAGGCATCCGGGCGGTTTGTAAATGGGGTGCTTGGGGCCATCTATAAAGATATGATCGCGAGCGGGAACGAGAAAGCTGTAGACAAAGAACCACCGAAGAAAAAAGATGAAGAGAAAAAATAA
- a CDS encoding recombinase zinc beta ribbon domain-containing protein, producing the protein MQSVQERRSVDSGEKGSRCFLLRGLLYCGLCQRRMTAELHPKGAYYRCYPDADGRHCPARYTPVLQFDAEVEQRLENISLPRETVVSLSAALDHLAEKQEARCTEERRSLGTKQSLLQNQLLQVTDGYVRGVVPAAAYAPLRDRYQAELNQVEACLRALDRDVHADVAAVKSLLQMAGALRRFYDLAPTEREKKDLLTRVFHRIVVVDRTVQSIEYQAPFDCLLSDDSRLRGSEIPPDAARELLEAGQSALAA; encoded by the coding sequence GTGCAGAGCGTGCAGGAGCGCCGGAGCGTCGACTCGGGCGAGAAGGGCAGCCGCTGCTTCCTCCTGCGAGGGCTTCTCTACTGCGGGCTCTGCCAGCGCCGGATGACGGCCGAACTCCATCCCAAGGGCGCCTACTACCGCTGCTACCCCGATGCCGATGGCCGCCATTGTCCCGCACGCTACACCCCCGTCCTTCAGTTCGACGCGGAGGTGGAGCAGCGGCTGGAGAACATCTCGCTTCCCCGGGAGACCGTGGTGTCCCTCAGCGCGGCCCTGGATCATCTTGCCGAAAAGCAGGAAGCAAGGTGCACCGAGGAACGGCGGAGTCTCGGCACGAAGCAGAGCCTGTTGCAAAACCAGCTCCTGCAGGTGACCGACGGCTACGTGCGAGGCGTGGTCCCCGCGGCTGCGTATGCGCCGCTCCGTGATCGTTACCAGGCGGAACTCAACCAGGTGGAAGCCTGCCTCCGGGCTCTGGACCGCGATGTCCACGCGGACGTGGCTGCGGTGAAGTCCCTGCTACAGATGGCCGGGGCGCTCCGGCGCTTCTACGACCTGGCGCCAACCGAGCGCGAGAAGAAGGATCTGCTGACTCGGGTCTTCCATCGCATCGTCGTCGTCGACCGCACCGTCCAATCCATCGAGTACCAAGCCCCCTTCGACTGCCTGCTCTCCGACGACAGCCGGTTGCGGGGTTCTGAGATTCCACCGGACGCAGCGCGGGAGCTGCTCGAAGCCGGCCAGAGTGCGCTGGCGGCCTGA
- the rnc gene encoding ribonuclease III produces the protein MDLHSPLGDLERELGVTFKNTDMLRQALVHRSYLNEHPDFPIGHNERLEFLGDAVLELVVTEHLYQNYNNPEGELTNWRASLVNADTLSDICARWRTEEFLYLSRGEAKDANSKARRYILANACEAIIGAMYLDQGWEVSKQFILSHILVELPKILELKLYVDPKSRFQEEAQERFAVTPAYKVIEESGPDHAKKFVIGVYLGRELVATGEGTSKQEAQVSAAQNALKAKGWAG, from the coding sequence ATGGATCTCCACTCACCTCTTGGAGACCTTGAACGAGAATTGGGCGTGACATTCAAGAATACGGACATGTTGCGTCAAGCTCTCGTTCACCGGTCCTACCTCAATGAACATCCGGACTTTCCCATCGGGCACAACGAGCGCCTGGAGTTTTTGGGCGACGCGGTGCTTGAGCTTGTCGTCACGGAGCACCTGTATCAGAACTACAATAATCCAGAAGGCGAGCTTACCAACTGGCGCGCGTCGCTTGTAAATGCGGACACGCTCTCGGATATTTGTGCACGGTGGCGGACGGAGGAGTTTCTCTATCTCTCGCGTGGAGAAGCAAAAGATGCCAACTCAAAAGCCCGACGCTATATCTTGGCCAACGCCTGCGAGGCGATCATTGGGGCCATGTATTTGGACCAGGGATGGGAAGTGTCGAAGCAATTTATCTTATCGCATATTCTTGTCGAGCTGCCGAAGATTCTTGAGCTCAAGCTGTACGTAGATCCAAAATCACGATTTCAAGAAGAGGCGCAAGAGCGATTTGCCGTCACGCCGGCATACAAGGTGATTGAAGAATCGGGGCCGGATCATGCCAAGAAGTTTGTGATTGGGGTGTATCTTGGACGCGAGTTGGTGGCCACGGGTGAGGGGACGAGCAAACAAGAAGCACAAGTCTCTGCTGCCCAGAATGCACTAAAAGCAAAAGGATGGGCGGGGTAA
- the rpmF gene encoding 50S ribosomal protein L32 — protein sequence MPLPGHRHSKSKTRRRRAHHALKPMQISDCPKCKAPVRPHTACAQCGFYRGRQVLNVARSVERLMKRAQEKMKAKTGTHDHDHEEHKEEKEHASG from the coding sequence ATGCCATTGCCGGGCCATAGACATTCCAAGTCCAAAACACGTCGGCGTCGGGCTCACCATGCCTTGAAGCCGATGCAAATTTCGGATTGTCCGAAATGTAAAGCGCCTGTTCGCCCACATACGGCGTGTGCACAATGTGGGTTCTATCGAGGTCGCCAAGTTCTCAATGTTGCGCGGTCAGTGGAGCGCCTCATGAAACGTGCGCAAGAAAAAATGAAGGCAAAGACCGGGACACACGATCACGATCACGAGGAACACAAAGAAGAAAAAGAACATGCGTCTGGGTAA